A genomic region of Ignavibacteria bacterium contains the following coding sequences:
- a CDS encoding ABC transporter permease, translating into MITLIEFIKKEFLQLKRDKRMLPLIFLAPILQLIIIGYAITFDVKNIPFVVCDLDRSEESRNFIESFKSSGYFTLTATVFNQKEIDFYLDKSLATIAIVIPKDFSSKINKGEKSDIQILVDGSDAYSANVSLSYITGLTFNFNKKILIKYFDQRGKPITFVKIDPEIRVWYNPELKSSNYFVPGIIGLLLTIMTLILTSMAIVKEKEYGTHEQLIVTPIRKFELIIGKLIPFTIIGFIEVLLVIAAAFIFFDIELKGSLLLLLISCIPFLFSTLGLGMLVSTISRTQQQAMMLAVFLIMLPFLYLSGFTFPIENMPPIIQFASNFIPLKYFLIIIRSIFLKGSGIAELWDEMLIMLAIGLVVFTLSVLVFRKQLS; encoded by the coding sequence ATGATTACACTAATTGAATTTATAAAGAAAGAATTTTTGCAACTGAAACGAGATAAGAGAATGCTTCCGTTAATTTTCCTTGCACCTATTTTGCAATTGATCATAATCGGATATGCAATAACTTTTGATGTTAAAAATATTCCATTTGTGGTTTGTGATCTGGATCGCTCCGAAGAAAGCAGAAATTTTATAGAGAGTTTTAAATCGAGTGGATATTTTACTTTAACTGCAACCGTATTTAATCAAAAAGAAATTGATTTCTATTTAGATAAAAGCCTTGCAACAATAGCAATTGTCATCCCAAAAGATTTTTCTTCAAAAATTAACAAAGGAGAAAAATCAGACATTCAGATTCTTGTTGATGGGTCAGATGCTTATTCTGCCAATGTGAGCTTGAGTTACATTACCGGCTTAACTTTCAATTTCAATAAAAAGATTTTAATTAAATATTTTGATCAGCGTGGAAAACCAATCACATTTGTTAAGATTGATCCGGAAATTCGTGTATGGTATAATCCAGAATTAAAAAGCTCAAATTATTTCGTTCCTGGCATAATTGGATTACTTCTGACAATTATGACTCTCATTTTAACATCAATGGCAATTGTAAAAGAAAAGGAATATGGAACTCATGAACAATTAATTGTGACTCCAATTAGAAAATTTGAATTAATAATAGGCAAGTTAATTCCATTTACAATCATTGGTTTCATTGAAGTATTGCTTGTCATTGCTGCGGCGTTCATATTTTTTGACATAGAACTAAAAGGAAGTCTTTTACTTTTGCTGATTAGCTGCATACCATTTTTATTTTCAACACTCGGATTGGGAATGCTCGTCTCAACAATCTCTCGAACTCAACAACAGGCAATGATGCTAGCTGTCTTCTTGATTATGCTGCCATTTCTTTATCTTTCGGGCTTTACTTTTCCTATCGAGAATATGCCCCCAATTATTCAATTCGCTTCCAACTTTATTCCACTTAAATATTTCTTAATTATTATCAGGTCAATTTTCTTAAAAGGTTCTGGCATTGCAGAATTGTGGGATGAAATGTTAATAATGCTGGCAATTGGGTTGGTAGTCTTTACTCTCAGTGTTTTAGTTTTCAGAAAACAATTGAGCTGA
- a CDS encoding ABC transporter permease codes for MIEKIFASFRRILPIIKKEFLQFTRDKRSLAVFLFVPSFMLVLFGYALNLDVKNAKFVVYDQDNSVFSRDLISSLSHYEHFTFSGYVSSYKEIEGKIENDDIKFGIIIPSNFEKNFSLGKETKIQILVDGSQSMIASNIIGYLNAHINNFSVKSNLKNVSVSFPQVVIMPRIWYNPELRTANFFIPGLIGFIMMIMAVVATSLTIVREKERNTIEQIIISPVKVYELIAAKLVAPLSIAFLAAVLILVTGYLLFNVQIKGNLILLFIATIIFLLTSLAFGVFISVLSDSQQVAFLASLLSTIIPTLVFSNFVFPLRSMPEILQYISYIIPAKYYLVILRGIILKGVGFSILWEQFAYLLFFLLMMFLISSVILKIKGLK; via the coding sequence ATGATTGAAAAAATTTTTGCAAGTTTCAGAAGGATCTTACCAATAATCAAAAAAGAATTCTTACAATTCACAAGAGATAAACGAAGTCTTGCTGTTTTTCTTTTTGTTCCTTCTTTTATGCTAGTACTATTTGGTTACGCTCTTAATCTTGACGTTAAGAATGCAAAATTTGTCGTATACGATCAGGATAATTCCGTTTTTTCACGAGACCTGATTTCATCTTTATCCCACTACGAACATTTTACATTTTCTGGATATGTTTCGAGTTACAAAGAGATTGAGGGAAAAATTGAAAACGATGATATAAAGTTTGGTATCATAATCCCAAGCAATTTTGAAAAAAATTTCTCTCTTGGTAAAGAAACCAAAATTCAAATTCTTGTCGATGGTTCTCAATCGATGATTGCATCAAACATCATCGGCTATTTAAATGCTCACATCAATAACTTCTCAGTAAAATCAAATCTTAAAAATGTAAGTGTAAGTTTTCCGCAAGTTGTAATAATGCCAAGAATCTGGTACAACCCCGAATTGAGAACAGCAAACTTTTTCATTCCTGGTTTGATTGGTTTTATAATGATGATTATGGCTGTGGTTGCAACATCGCTTACTATTGTAAGAGAAAAAGAACGAAATACAATTGAACAGATTATTATATCGCCTGTAAAAGTCTACGAGCTTATTGCAGCAAAATTGGTTGCTCCTCTTTCAATTGCGTTTTTGGCTGCCGTTTTAATTTTAGTGACAGGATATCTTTTATTTAATGTGCAAATTAAAGGCAACTTGATTTTACTTTTCATTGCAACAATAATCTTTCTATTGACTTCCCTTGCCTTTGGAGTTTTTATTTCGGTTCTTTCTGATAGTCAGCAGGTAGCGTTCCTTGCATCTCTTCTATCGACAATTATTCCGACGCTTGTTTTTTCAAATTTTGTTTTTCCACTTAGAAGTATGCCGGAAATATTGCAATACATTAGTTACATCATTCCTGCTAAATATTATCTGGTGATTTTGAGAGGAATTATTCTGAAAGGAGTTGGTTTTTCAATTCTGTGGGAGCAATTCGCTTATCTTTTGTTCTTTCTTTTGATGATGTTTTTGATTTCATCAGTAATTCTAAAAATTAAGGGATTGAAATGA